The Sus scrofa isolate TJ Tabasco breed Duroc chromosome X, Sscrofa11.1, whole genome shotgun sequence genome has a segment encoding these proteins:
- the LOC100156285 gene encoding melanoma-associated antigen 10-like: MPVDQLRDLCKMEAELQAPAQPQTLAEALPFGSEEEAETPSTPSPSSSSVPPPSSVEAEASLWDIRRVMMADLVGYLLLKYRAKEPITKAEMLGVVPRDAQDQFPDVFCRASACMLLAFGLDLKEVDPGEHTYALVPTLGLTWDGVLSDDELSLPKTGLLVVVLVVIFLQGDCSLEEEIWRALGRMGVCAGKVHYIYGEPRALLTQVWVQEGYLEYRQVPHSDPARYEFLWGPRAHAETSKVKILEHLLRVNGRVPRSCRFLPEEVVNEEEEGP, from the coding sequence ATGCCTGTGGATCAGCTGCGTGATCTCTGCAAGATGGAGGCAGAGCTCCAGGCCCCAGCTCAGCCCCAGACCCTGGCGGAAGCCCTGCCATTCGGGTCCGAGGAGGAGGCCGAGACCCCATCGACCCCatcgccctcctcctcctcagtccCCCCGCCCTCCTCTGTGGAAGCCGAGGCCTCACTCTGGGATATAAGGCGTGTGATGATGGCTGACCTGGTGGGGTACTTGCTCCTCAAGTATCGTGCTAAGGAGCCCATCACCAAGGCAGAGATGCTGGGCGTGGTCCCCAGAGATGCCCAGGACCAGTTCCCTGACGTCTTCTGCCGTGCCTCCGCCTGCATGCTGCTGGcctttggcttggatctgaaggAGGTGGACCCCGGCGAGCACACCTACGCCCTGGTCCCCACCCTGGGCCTCACCTGGGATGGGGTGCTGAGCGATGATGAGCTGAGCCTGCCCAAGACCGGCCTCCTGGTGGTGGTCCTGGTGGTGATTTTCCTGCAGGGCGACTGCTCCCTCGAGGAGGAGATCTGGAGAGCCCTGGGCAGGATGGGGGTGTGTGCCGGGAAGGTGCACTATATCTATGGGGAGCCCAGGGCGCTCCTCACCCAGGTGTGGGTGCAGGAGGGGTACCTGGAGTACCGCCAGGTGCCCCACAGCGACCCCGCCCGCTACGAGTTCCTCTGGGGTCCCCGGGCCCACGCGGAGACCAGCAAGGTGAAAATCCTGGAGCACCTGCTCAGGGTCAACGGGAGGGTTCCCAGGTCGTGCCGTTTCCTGCCTGAGGAGGTGGtgaatgaggaggaagaggggccCTGA
- the LOC100514940 gene encoding LOW QUALITY PROTEIN: melanoma-associated antigen 10-like (The sequence of the model RefSeq protein was modified relative to this genomic sequence to represent the inferred CDS: inserted 1 base in 1 codon), with protein MPVDRLSDLRNMVVQLFGSEEAATPSPSSSSGPPPSSVEAEASQQDALLAMMADLVEFLLLKYRAKEPIAKAEMLNVVPRGAQDQFPDVLSRASECMLLVFGLDLKEVDPGEHTYALFPTLGLTWDGVPSDELSQPKTGLLVVVLVVIFLQGDRAPEEVVWETLGVMGVCAGKVHCIYGEPRALLTQGXVQEGYLEYRQVPHSDPARYEFLWGPRAHAETSKVKILEHLLRVNGRVPRSCRFLAEEVVNEEEEGP; from the exons ATGCCTGTGGATCGGCTGAGTGATCTCCGCAACATGGTGGTCCAGCTGTTCGGGTCTGAGGAGGCGGCGACCCCgtcgccctcctcctcctcaggcccCCCGCCCTCCTCTGTGGAAGCCGAGGCATCGCAACAAGATGCACTGCTGGCAATGATGGCTGacttggtggagttcctgctccTCAAGTATCGTGCTAAGGAGCCCATTGCCAAGGCAGAGATGCTGAACGTGGTCCCCAGAGGTGCCCAGGACCAGTTCCCTGACGTCCTGAGCCGCGCCTCCGAGTGCATGCTGCTGgtctttggcttggatctgaaggAGGTGGACCCCGGCGAGCACACCTACGCCCTGTTCCCCACCCTGGGCCTCACCTGGGATGGGGTGCCGAGCGATGAGCTGAGCCAGCCCAAGACCGGCCTCCTGGTGGTGGTCCTGGTGGTGATTTTCCTACAGGGGGACCGCGCCCCTGAGGAGGTGGTCTGGGAAACGCTGGGTGTCATGGGGGTGTGTGCCGGGAAGGTGCACTGCATCTATGGGGAGCCCAGGGCGCTCCTCACCCAGG GTGTGCAGGAGGGGTACCTGGAGTACCGCCAGGTGCCCCACAGCGACCCCGCCCGCTACGAGTTCCTCTGGGGTCCCCGGGCCCACGCGGAGACCAGCAAGGTGAAAATCCTGGAGCACCTGCTCAGGGTCAACGGGAGGGTTCCCAGGTCGTGCCGTTTCCTGGCTGAGGAGGTGGtgaatgaggaggaagaggggccCTGA
- the LOC100513838 gene encoding LOW QUALITY PROTEIN: melanoma-associated antigen 10-like (The sequence of the model RefSeq protein was modified relative to this genomic sequence to represent the inferred CDS: inserted 2 bases in 2 codons), translating into MPLDRLSDLRKMVAQLFGWEEEEEEAAATPSPSSSSGPPPSSVEAEASQEDALLVMMADLVEFLLLKYRAKEPITKAEMLNVVPRDAQDRYPEVLSHASECMQLVFGLDLKEVDPGEHTYALVPTLGLTWDGXLSDEHSLPKTGLLVVLLAVIFLEGDYAPEEVVWLELGKMGLYPGKVHCIYGEPRALLTQVWXQEGYLEYRQVPRSDPARYEFLWGRRAHEETSKLKVLEHLLRVNGTGPRSCPSQSAEAVNEEEEGP; encoded by the exons ATGCCTTTGGATCGGCTGAGTGATCTCCGCAAGATGGTGGCCCAGCTGTttgggtgggaggaagaggaggaggaggcggcggcaaCCCCgtcgccctcctcctcctcaggcccCCCGCCCTCCTCTGTGGAAGCTGAGGCCTCGCAAGAGGATGCACTGCTGGTGATGATGGCTGACCTGGTGGAGTTCTTGCTCCTCAAGTATCGTGCTAAGGAGCCCATCACCAAGGCAGAGATGCTGAACGTGGTTCCCAGAGATGCCCAGGACCGCTACCCTGAGGTTCTCAGCCATGCTTCCGAGTGCATGCAGCTGgtctttggcttggatctgaaggAGGTGGACCCCGGTGAGCACACCTACGCCCTGGTCCCCACCCTGGGCCTCACCTGGGATG TGCTGAGCGATGAGCACAGCCTGCCCAAGACCGGCCTCCTGGTGGTGCTTCTGGCTGTGATTTTCCTGGAGGGCGACTACGCCCCTGAGGAGGTGGTCTGGTTAGAGCTGGGCAAAATGGGGCTGTATCCTGGGAAGGTGCACTGCATCTATGGGGAGCCCAGGGCGCTCCTCACCCAGGTGT TGCAGGAGGGGTACCTGGAGTACCGCCAGGTGCCCCGCAGCGACCCCGCCCGCTACGAGTTCCTCTGGGGTCGCCGAGCCCACGAGGAGACCAGCAAGTTGAAAGTCCTGGAGCACCTGCTCAGGGTCAACGGGACGGGTCCCAGGTCCTGCCCATCACAGTCTGCGGAGGCGGtgaatgaggaggaagaggggccCTGA